One genomic segment of Arthrobacter sp. JZ12 includes these proteins:
- a CDS encoding HpcH/HpaI aldolase family protein, with the protein MNHPAADVVCRARNNEVVLGYWSVLDSPISNERVAMTGYDYITIDGQHGLMGYSGILSNLMAIDAAHGPAGVVRVEANDAAVIGQALDAGARGVIVPLVDTADDARAAVRAARYPGAGARSFGPMRSGLRVGPAPTEANDAVLVLVMIETAEGLANVEDICAVEGVDGVYIGPSDLGLALGGRTPDDAQVQDALDEAISRVLSAARAAGKIPGIITGDGDGARERISQGFTFVTIASDLTHLEQAARQHLDRARQGGQP; encoded by the coding sequence ATGAACCACCCAGCAGCAGACGTCGTCTGTAGGGCCCGGAATAATGAAGTAGTTCTGGGCTACTGGTCCGTCCTGGACTCGCCCATCTCAAACGAGCGTGTGGCGATGACTGGCTATGACTACATCACCATCGACGGCCAGCACGGGCTCATGGGTTACTCGGGCATCCTCAGCAACCTGATGGCGATCGACGCCGCCCACGGACCTGCCGGGGTCGTCCGCGTGGAAGCGAATGACGCCGCGGTCATCGGTCAGGCGCTCGACGCCGGTGCACGCGGCGTCATTGTGCCGCTGGTGGACACGGCCGACGACGCCCGCGCGGCAGTCCGAGCAGCCCGTTATCCGGGTGCCGGGGCTCGTTCCTTCGGACCAATGCGCTCGGGCCTGCGCGTTGGCCCTGCCCCCACGGAAGCAAACGACGCGGTACTGGTCCTGGTCATGATCGAGACCGCGGAGGGGCTGGCGAACGTTGAGGATATCTGTGCGGTCGAGGGTGTGGACGGCGTCTACATCGGCCCTTCCGATCTGGGCCTCGCCCTCGGCGGCCGCACCCCGGACGACGCGCAGGTGCAGGACGCCCTGGACGAAGCGATCTCACGGGTGCTGTCCGCCGCACGCGCGGCCGGCAAAATTCCGGGGATCATCACCGGCGATGGCGACGGCGCCCGCGAACGGATCTCCCAGGGGTTCACTTTCGTGACCATCGCCTCCGACCTGACCCACCTTGAGCAGGCCGCCCGACAGCACCTCGACCGGGCGCGGCAAGGCGGACAGCCCTAG
- a CDS encoding DUF808 domain-containing protein, whose product MSGGLVALLDDVAALARIAAASVDDVAAGAARAGAKAAGVVIDDAAVTPQYVAGRDPARELPMIKKIFWGSLRNKLLIILPALLLVSAFAPWSIPFILMLGGTYLCYEGAEKVWHKLRGHHEAEKKPAVERGPEAEARVIKGAITTDFILSCEIMVISMNEVADESIWTRALILVVVAIAITVLVYGAVALIVKMDDIGLHLTTKESAGSKRFGEMLVKGMPAVLAAITFVGTIAMLWVGGHIMLQGTHDLGWHLLYDLVHSLEEPFVAIPVVGGLLAWLVNTLCSAIVGLIWGLLVMVIVHPLLKALPLGKKKGGHEEGDVRAAMAGYRPGKSASESSASRSSGGGSTAVDQAGEERRDRH is encoded by the coding sequence GTGAGCGGCGGTCTGGTCGCGCTCCTGGACGACGTCGCGGCCCTCGCCCGCATCGCGGCCGCTTCGGTGGACGACGTCGCTGCCGGCGCCGCCAGGGCCGGCGCCAAAGCCGCCGGTGTGGTCATTGACGACGCCGCCGTCACCCCGCAGTATGTCGCCGGGAGGGACCCGGCGCGCGAACTCCCGATGATCAAGAAGATCTTCTGGGGTTCGCTCCGGAACAAGCTGCTGATCATCCTGCCTGCGCTGCTGCTCGTCAGCGCCTTCGCCCCGTGGTCGATCCCATTCATCCTCATGCTGGGCGGCACCTACCTCTGCTATGAGGGGGCCGAGAAGGTGTGGCACAAGCTTCGCGGCCACCATGAAGCCGAGAAGAAGCCGGCGGTCGAGCGCGGTCCCGAGGCGGAAGCCCGCGTCATCAAGGGCGCGATCACCACAGACTTCATCCTCTCCTGCGAGATCATGGTCATCTCGATGAACGAGGTGGCTGACGAATCGATCTGGACGCGCGCGCTCATCCTGGTGGTCGTCGCCATCGCAATCACCGTGCTGGTGTACGGAGCCGTGGCCCTTATCGTCAAGATGGACGACATCGGTCTGCACCTGACCACCAAGGAATCAGCCGGTTCCAAGCGCTTCGGCGAAATGCTCGTCAAGGGCATGCCCGCGGTGCTGGCAGCCATCACCTTCGTGGGCACGATCGCCATGCTATGGGTCGGCGGCCACATCATGCTGCAGGGAACGCATGACCTCGGCTGGCACCTGCTGTACGACCTGGTCCATTCCCTCGAGGAACCCTTCGTCGCTATCCCTGTGGTGGGCGGTCTCCTGGCCTGGCTGGTAAATACCCTTTGCTCGGCCATTGTGGGGCTCATCTGGGGACTGCTCGTGATGGTGATCGTCCACCCGCTGCTCAAGGCACTGCCGTTAGGCAAGAAGAAGGGCGGGCATGAGGAGGGCGACGTCCGGGCAGCAATGGCCGGCTACCGTCCGGGCAAGTCTGCTTCAGAGTCCTCTGCCTCGCGTTCCTCGGGTGGAGGTTCCACTGCTGTGGATCAAGCGGGCGAGGAGCGCCGGGACCGGCACTGA
- a CDS encoding DinB family protein translates to MAIEPDTKDWTWVLQRACNECGFDPADYPPQAISQHHRDAFPRWQRVLERADASERADENAWSGLEYSAHVRDVYLLFTERTQLMLDEDDPQFENWDQDRTAEEKNYAAEDPRRVGEELATAGERYAALLDTVTDWDRTGLRSNGSRFTIGTLTQYGWHDVVHHLHDVRG, encoded by the coding sequence ATGGCGATTGAACCGGACACCAAGGACTGGACGTGGGTGCTTCAGCGTGCCTGCAACGAATGCGGTTTTGACCCCGCAGACTATCCGCCGCAGGCGATTTCCCAGCACCATCGGGACGCTTTCCCGCGGTGGCAGCGGGTGCTTGAGCGGGCGGACGCCAGCGAACGCGCGGACGAGAACGCCTGGTCGGGTCTTGAGTACTCGGCCCACGTGCGCGACGTGTACCTGCTCTTCACGGAACGCACCCAACTGATGCTGGATGAGGACGACCCGCAGTTCGAGAACTGGGACCAGGACCGCACCGCCGAGGAAAAGAACTACGCCGCCGAAGACCCCCGCCGGGTAGGCGAAGAACTTGCGACGGCGGGGGAGCGCTACGCGGCGCTGCTTGACACGGTCACCGATTGGGACCGGACCGGCCTGCGCAGCAACGGCTCGCGCTTCACCATCGGAACCCTGACGCAGTACGGCTGGCACGACGTCGTCCATCACCTTCACGACGTGCGCGGCTAA
- a CDS encoding 2-hydroxypenta-2,4-dienoate hydratase, protein MAIDIDDLAEKLVRARNEGKPLDSLVPAGTEGTVRDAFRIQQEVIRQQVSAGDQVVGFKLGNIAKAMQSKFGVGQPDFGYLLASQFYPENLSLSEANFIEPFVELEPAFVLKGPLGGAHVTVADVISATDYVLPSLEIIDSRIKDWKIDIFETLADCGSTGGIILGGQPRQLSQLNLADTAGEIRINGEVVAEGNTSEIYGSPVSAIMWLCRRVSEFGVEFQKGDVILPGSCLAAVRLSSNSHVTGSFAGWGDVSFEYEAAE, encoded by the coding sequence ATGGCCATCGACATTGACGACCTTGCAGAGAAGCTGGTCCGCGCCCGCAATGAGGGAAAGCCGCTCGATTCCCTGGTCCCGGCAGGGACTGAAGGCACCGTCCGGGACGCATTCCGCATACAGCAGGAGGTGATCCGTCAGCAGGTGAGTGCCGGCGACCAAGTGGTCGGCTTCAAGCTCGGAAACATCGCGAAAGCAATGCAGTCCAAGTTCGGGGTGGGGCAGCCGGACTTCGGCTACCTCCTCGCCAGCCAGTTCTATCCGGAGAACTTGTCCCTGTCGGAGGCCAACTTCATCGAGCCCTTCGTGGAGCTTGAACCTGCATTCGTGCTGAAGGGGCCACTGGGCGGTGCCCATGTCACTGTCGCAGATGTCATCTCGGCAACTGACTATGTGCTGCCGTCGCTGGAGATCATCGACTCGCGAATCAAGGACTGGAAGATCGATATCTTCGAGACGCTCGCGGACTGCGGGTCAACTGGGGGGATCATCCTGGGCGGCCAGCCCCGGCAGCTCAGCCAGCTCAATCTGGCTGACACCGCCGGCGAGATCAGGATCAACGGGGAAGTGGTGGCAGAGGGGAACACCTCGGAAATCTACGGCAGCCCGGTTTCCGCGATCATGTGGCTCTGCCGCAGGGTCAGTGAGTTCGGCGTGGAGTTCCAGAAGGGCGACGTGATCCTGCCCGGTAGCTGCCTGGCCGCTGTCCGTCTCAGCTCCAACTCCCATGTCACTGGCAGCTTTGCTGGTTGGGGCGACGTGTCCTTCGAATACGAAGCTGCAGAGTAG
- a CDS encoding ABC transporter ATP-binding protein, whose translation MTTTTLDSARQQTAPVLASANAVTKSFAGNPALDGVTLQIRAGESVGLLGPNGAGKSTLISLLAGLRRPDAGSVRLFDGDPSSPRTRLRLGITPQATAVPQNLTVGEAVRFVAGHYPDPVPAGQLLEDFGLTAIERKQCGGLSGGQQRRLLVALALVGRPELVILDEPTTGLDVDARETLWAQLREYRRSGGTLLITSHYLEEIQALANRVVVIDRGTVIADGTVDQIRSRVAVSKVSFETGLPASSFLALPGAVDAATAENGRTTVVTQDADATVRELVVGNLPFGQLEVHAATLEEAFRAITAQEKP comes from the coding sequence ATGACCACCACCACATTGGATTCGGCGAGGCAGCAAACTGCCCCGGTTCTTGCGTCAGCGAATGCAGTCACCAAATCCTTTGCGGGCAATCCAGCGCTCGACGGCGTGACGCTCCAGATCCGCGCCGGCGAATCGGTTGGGCTGCTGGGCCCGAACGGCGCCGGCAAGTCCACGCTGATCAGCCTGCTCGCCGGGCTGCGGCGTCCCGATGCCGGCAGCGTCCGCCTGTTCGACGGCGATCCCTCTTCTCCGCGGACCCGCCTCCGTCTCGGCATCACCCCGCAGGCAACCGCAGTGCCGCAGAACCTCACCGTCGGCGAGGCCGTCCGGTTTGTGGCCGGCCACTACCCGGACCCGGTTCCCGCGGGACAGCTGCTCGAGGACTTCGGACTCACCGCCATTGAGCGCAAGCAGTGCGGCGGACTCTCCGGCGGGCAGCAGCGGCGGCTCCTGGTCGCACTGGCGCTCGTGGGCCGGCCGGAACTGGTGATCCTCGATGAGCCGACTACCGGTCTCGATGTCGACGCCCGTGAAACGCTCTGGGCGCAGCTGCGCGAGTACCGACGGTCCGGCGGGACGCTGCTCATCACCAGCCATTACCTGGAGGAAATCCAGGCCCTGGCCAACCGCGTCGTGGTCATTGACCGCGGCACGGTCATCGCCGATGGAACCGTGGACCAGATCCGCAGCCGCGTGGCGGTAAGCAAGGTGTCGTTTGAGACCGGGCTGCCGGCGTCGTCGTTCCTTGCCCTGCCCGGCGCCGTAGACGCCGCAACGGCAGAGAACGGCAGGACCACCGTGGTCACGCAGGACGCGGACGCGACCGTCCGCGAACTGGTGGTCGGCAACCTGCCGTTCGGCCAGCTCGAAGTCCACGCCGCCACCCTCGAAGAAGCCTTCCGCGCCATCACCGCCCAGGAGAAGCCATGA
- a CDS encoding heat shock protein transcriptional repressor HspR, with protein MPIYVISVAAELADMHPQTLRQYDRLGLVKPSRAPGRARRYSQRDVNILREVQRLSQEGVSLEGIRRILELENQVLALQHRVRELTEELAQKRKSETSRIFAAGLAGDVVTLARGQRPRPRSQALVIWRGDK; from the coding sequence ATGCCCATCTACGTCATTTCGGTTGCCGCTGAACTGGCGGACATGCATCCCCAGACGCTGCGTCAGTACGATCGGCTGGGCCTGGTCAAGCCAAGCAGGGCGCCGGGCCGGGCCCGCCGGTACTCCCAGCGGGATGTCAACATCCTGCGGGAGGTGCAGCGGCTGTCCCAGGAGGGCGTGTCCCTGGAGGGCATCCGCCGCATCCTTGAACTGGAGAACCAGGTTTTGGCACTCCAGCATCGGGTCCGCGAGCTGACCGAGGAACTTGCACAGAAGCGAAAGTCCGAGACCAGCCGGATCTTCGCAGCAGGACTGGCGGGCGACGTCGTTACCCTTGCGCGCGGTCAGCGACCGCGCCCGCGAAGCCAGGCGTTGGTCATCTGGCGCGGCGACAAATAG
- a CDS encoding IclR family transcriptional regulator — MSSNRSVARAVSVLRALAASPNAATATDIAKKVGLPRATTFRLLLTLEEEGFVDRNDTQFSLGWDLARLAQSVDPAAGIVARVRPTAEEIADRLGETVTLSVRKGVYELDVVLQQSPRSIGVTISDMRGMRWPLHASATGKLLLAELEADQVRQVTGETLASFTAHTIKDHEQLRAELDRIRDQGWAKIDDELEDGIFSVSMPLRDNVGEMFAALAVVMPKHRLDHGHFEGHQLPILRDGALQLQKQLASGPAG; from the coding sequence ATGAGCTCCAACAGGTCGGTGGCGCGCGCCGTCAGCGTCCTGCGTGCGCTTGCCGCCAGTCCCAACGCCGCGACGGCGACCGACATCGCCAAGAAAGTTGGCCTTCCTCGCGCCACCACGTTCCGGCTGCTTCTCACTCTTGAAGAGGAGGGGTTCGTTGACCGCAACGATACCCAGTTCTCACTGGGATGGGATCTGGCGCGTCTGGCGCAGTCCGTTGATCCTGCCGCAGGCATCGTCGCCCGTGTGAGGCCAACTGCCGAAGAAATCGCGGACCGGCTGGGGGAGACGGTGACCCTGAGCGTTCGGAAAGGTGTTTATGAGCTCGACGTGGTCCTTCAGCAGTCACCTCGCTCGATCGGAGTGACCATCTCGGACATGAGGGGCATGAGGTGGCCGCTTCATGCATCAGCAACCGGGAAGCTGCTGCTTGCGGAACTGGAAGCGGACCAGGTGCGGCAGGTTACGGGGGAAACACTCGCCAGCTTCACAGCGCACACGATCAAGGATCACGAGCAGCTCCGCGCGGAGCTGGACCGCATCCGCGACCAGGGCTGGGCGAAGATCGATGACGAGCTGGAAGACGGCATCTTCTCCGTCTCCATGCCGCTACGGGACAACGTGGGGGAGATGTTCGCGGCGCTGGCGGTGGTGATGCCCAAACACCGCCTCGATCATGGCCACTTCGAGGGACATCAACTTCCCATCCTTCGCGACGGTGCCCTGCAGCTGCAGAAGCAACTCGCCTCGGGACCCGCAGGTTAA
- a CDS encoding transcriptional regulator, producing MPELDPVIHAESRLRAITTLNEVGERNRIAFTKLQKILEMTAGNLSTHLRKLEDAGYVTVTKTIEGRTPTTYVAITREGSTAYAAYRKALHELLTTQLTEKP from the coding sequence ATGCCTGAACTTGATCCCGTGATCCACGCCGAGTCCCGGCTCAGGGCGATCACAACACTGAACGAGGTCGGCGAGCGCAACCGCATCGCCTTCACGAAGTTGCAGAAAATCCTGGAGATGACCGCAGGCAATCTCTCGACGCACCTGCGAAAGCTGGAGGATGCCGGCTACGTAACCGTCACCAAAACCATTGAGGGCCGTACTCCCACCACGTACGTGGCCATCACCCGGGAAGGCTCAACGGCTTACGCCGCGTACCGCAAGGCACTGCATGAACTGCTCACTACTCAACTCACGGAGAAGCCATGA
- a CDS encoding NADPH-dependent FMN reductase: MPKNTVLTLVGSLRAESTNQKLAEAIQLNAPEDVDVVIHESLGNIPFYNEDIDVEGKVPAAAAALRAAAAEADTVLLVTPEHNGTVPAALKNAIDWLSRPFGEGALAGKPTAVVGTAFGQYGGVWAQDEARKAAGIAGARVLEDVKLAVPGSMVRFAESHPKDDAEVVEQIKGVFSALTADVAA, translated from the coding sequence ATGCCCAAGAACACCGTTCTTACTCTCGTCGGCAGCCTCCGCGCCGAATCCACCAACCAGAAGCTCGCTGAAGCCATTCAGCTCAACGCCCCCGAGGACGTGGATGTAGTCATCCACGAGAGCCTGGGCAACATCCCCTTCTACAACGAGGACATTGACGTCGAGGGCAAGGTTCCCGCAGCAGCCGCCGCCCTGCGTGCCGCCGCCGCTGAGGCCGACACCGTGTTGTTGGTAACCCCGGAACACAACGGCACCGTTCCCGCCGCACTGAAGAACGCGATCGACTGGCTGTCCCGCCCCTTCGGCGAGGGTGCGCTGGCAGGCAAGCCCACCGCCGTCGTCGGCACCGCCTTCGGCCAGTACGGTGGCGTGTGGGCACAGGATGAGGCCCGCAAGGCGGCCGGCATTGCCGGTGCCCGCGTCCTTGAGGACGTCAAGCTGGCCGTGCCGGGCTCCATGGTCCGTTTCGCGGAAAGCCACCCGAAGGATGACGCTGAGGTCGTGGAGCAGATCAAGGGCGTCTTCTCTGCTCTTACCGCCGACGTCGCTGCGTAA
- a CDS encoding TetR/AcrR family transcriptional regulator — protein sequence MPSVSFDPLLPGAAGARAQERSDAARNRELLLSAARQLVGECGVESLTMGQLAERAGVGKGTVFRRFGSRAGLMMALLHDAEAEFQGRFMFGPPPLGPGAPPLERLVVFGAERIRYILTYGELVRAAEASLHNRFDAPPAVLWRRHLEHLLRQAGFDGDPWVMALSLAATLDPEWVLHAVQEQHVPPERLEETWRRLAVGVVRAADRL from the coding sequence ATGCCGAGTGTGAGCTTCGACCCACTCCTGCCTGGTGCTGCAGGAGCCCGCGCGCAGGAACGAAGCGATGCTGCCCGGAATCGTGAGCTGCTGCTCAGTGCCGCCCGACAGCTGGTAGGGGAGTGCGGCGTCGAAAGCCTGACCATGGGCCAGCTTGCCGAGCGTGCCGGGGTCGGCAAGGGCACTGTATTTAGGCGGTTCGGTAGCCGGGCCGGCCTCATGATGGCGCTGCTCCACGACGCCGAGGCGGAGTTTCAGGGCCGCTTCATGTTCGGGCCGCCGCCCCTGGGGCCGGGCGCGCCACCGCTGGAGAGGCTGGTGGTCTTCGGTGCCGAACGCATCCGCTATATCCTGACGTACGGGGAGCTCGTGCGGGCCGCCGAAGCATCCCTGCACAACCGCTTTGATGCTCCGCCCGCGGTGCTGTGGCGCCGGCACCTTGAGCACCTGCTGCGGCAGGCGGGGTTCGACGGCGACCCATGGGTGATGGCCTTGTCACTGGCCGCGACGTTAGACCCCGAGTGGGTGCTGCACGCTGTGCAGGAGCAGCACGTTCCACCCGAGCGGCTCGAGGAGACCTGGCGCCGGCTGGCCGTCGGCGTCGTTCGAGCAGCGGATCGATTGTGA
- a CDS encoding dihydrofolate reductase family protein gives MGKLTFAMNVSLDGYVAAPGGDLGWSVPSDELFQFWSDRVGATGLALYGRKLWEGMSSHWPTADQQPGATAAHIEYALRWRNMPKVVFSSTLSAVDWNARLVTGDAVAEIARLKADDGASMDIGGATLAAAAMRAGLVDEYLMVTIPVLVGGGTPFFTALDNWVNLSLVETRTFPDGVLLTRYQTRH, from the coding sequence GTGGGCAAGCTGACCTTCGCCATGAACGTGAGTCTGGACGGCTACGTCGCCGCGCCCGGCGGGGACCTCGGTTGGAGCGTACCGAGCGACGAGCTGTTCCAATTCTGGTCGGACCGGGTGGGAGCGACGGGTCTGGCGCTGTATGGGCGCAAACTGTGGGAGGGAATGAGTTCGCACTGGCCGACCGCTGACCAGCAACCGGGCGCTACTGCAGCTCACATTGAATACGCTCTCCGGTGGCGGAATATGCCGAAGGTGGTGTTCTCCTCGACTCTCAGCGCTGTCGACTGGAACGCCCGGCTGGTCACTGGCGACGCGGTCGCCGAAATCGCCCGGCTGAAGGCCGACGACGGCGCCTCCATGGACATTGGCGGTGCCACTCTCGCTGCGGCAGCCATGAGGGCAGGGCTCGTCGATGAATACTTGATGGTTACTATCCCTGTCCTGGTCGGCGGCGGTACTCCTTTTTTCACAGCCTTGGACAATTGGGTGAACTTGAGTTTGGTGGAGACCCGGACGTTCCCGGATGGTGTGCTCCTGACGAGGTACCAGACCAGGCACTAA
- a CDS encoding TetR/AcrR family transcriptional regulator → MSKQEAPAARTRLNRERVLQTAVGLADAEGAEQVSMRNLAAELGVVPMALYKHVSSKEELLDGMVDVIIGEIEPPPVDAPWKDAVRERVLSARRVLQRHRWARRVLETRTNKTPGVLAYMDSFIGLFLAAGFSVDLTHHVMHAIGSRMWGFTQELFEDPPSEEVREFGEAELAMMEEMAKRFPNIMRIATASAHESESVVGSGCDDQFEFEFALDLLLDRIEQLHEQGWSFRTARSR, encoded by the coding sequence GTGAGCAAGCAGGAGGCGCCCGCGGCGCGGACGCGGCTCAACCGGGAGCGTGTGCTCCAGACCGCCGTCGGTCTTGCCGATGCGGAGGGCGCTGAGCAGGTGAGCATGCGAAACCTCGCTGCGGAGCTCGGCGTCGTGCCCATGGCCCTGTACAAGCATGTGTCCAGCAAGGAAGAGCTGCTCGACGGCATGGTCGACGTCATCATCGGCGAAATCGAGCCGCCTCCCGTCGACGCGCCATGGAAGGACGCCGTGCGTGAGCGCGTCCTCTCGGCGAGAAGGGTGCTTCAACGGCACCGCTGGGCTCGCCGGGTCCTGGAGACCCGCACCAACAAGACGCCCGGCGTTCTTGCCTATATGGATTCGTTCATCGGCCTTTTCCTGGCTGCGGGCTTCTCGGTCGACCTGACTCACCACGTGATGCACGCGATCGGCAGCCGCATGTGGGGGTTCACCCAGGAACTGTTCGAGGACCCGCCCAGCGAGGAAGTACGTGAATTCGGCGAGGCGGAGCTGGCGATGATGGAGGAGATGGCGAAGCGATTCCCGAACATCATGCGGATCGCAACGGCCTCCGCGCACGAATCGGAGTCGGTGGTGGGTTCCGGGTGTGATGACCAGTTCGAGTTCGAGTTCGCTCTCGATCTGCTGCTGGACCGCATCGAACAGCTCCACGAGCAGGGTTGGTCATTCCGAACAGCCCGCTCGCGGTGA
- a CDS encoding DUF2306 domain-containing protein translates to MATISQGNPATPVFARPRVPGWLIPAGLISLSLIPVLAGAARLGELTGGAPLTEQNARFFESPVPVVAHIVAAVVYSLLGAFQFSPSLRGRRSWHRIAGKILIPAGLLSAISGLWMTLFYTLPPSDGQLLLSFRLFFGFAMTLSLILGVRTIIRRDFSSHGAWMTRAYATGLGAGTQALILIGPELVSSPPDVTTRALLMGAGWALNLSVAEYFIRRR, encoded by the coding sequence ATGGCCACCATCAGCCAGGGCAATCCCGCTACTCCAGTCTTCGCACGACCACGCGTGCCCGGCTGGCTCATCCCGGCGGGGCTGATCTCCCTCAGCCTCATTCCCGTGCTCGCGGGCGCCGCCCGGCTCGGGGAGTTGACCGGCGGCGCGCCGCTTACGGAGCAGAATGCCCGCTTTTTCGAATCTCCGGTGCCGGTGGTCGCTCACATCGTTGCCGCCGTCGTCTATTCGCTCCTTGGGGCGTTCCAGTTCAGTCCATCCCTGCGGGGCAGGCGGAGCTGGCATCGAATCGCCGGAAAGATCCTTATCCCGGCGGGCCTCCTAAGCGCCATCTCGGGGCTCTGGATGACCCTCTTCTACACCCTGCCGCCCAGTGACGGCCAACTGCTGCTGTCCTTTCGGCTGTTCTTCGGATTCGCCATGACACTGAGCCTCATCCTTGGTGTCCGGACCATCATCCGACGCGACTTCAGCTCGCACGGGGCGTGGATGACCCGCGCCTACGCCACCGGCCTCGGCGCCGGAACCCAGGCACTGATCCTGATTGGACCGGAACTCGTATCCAGCCCACCGGATGTCACCACCAGGGCACTCCTCATGGGAGCCGGTTGGGCGCTGAACCTTTCGGTGGCCGAATACTTCATCCGCAGGCGATGA
- a CDS encoding ABC transporter permease yields the protein MNTSTAAPSQFSLIRTYTKAQLLEQFRIPVAVISSVVFPALVLLFFVVPQSSVTDSPQASLSAIAQLAVFGVMSAYLFNYGVGVAEDRANPWSAYLRSLPVGPLPGILARATGAMLFGLMSLLPVLLLGATLTSAPDLFTNGDLPWWRIPFAVVVWLLCGLPFLALGLLIGYLCTSKVAVAVTQVVFFPLAFAGGMMLPPAAFPQWLDGFSLFLPSRAARDLSVVAITGEGLESSTVLCLLAWTTALTAAALWAARRDQGRRYR from the coding sequence ATGAACACGTCCACAGCAGCACCGTCACAGTTTTCGCTGATCCGCACCTACACCAAGGCGCAGCTGCTGGAACAGTTCCGCATTCCTGTCGCGGTGATTTCGTCGGTGGTTTTCCCGGCGCTGGTCCTGTTGTTCTTTGTTGTGCCGCAGTCATCGGTCACGGACAGCCCGCAGGCCTCCCTGTCAGCGATCGCGCAGCTCGCGGTCTTCGGCGTGATGAGCGCCTACCTGTTCAACTACGGGGTGGGCGTGGCTGAGGACCGGGCGAACCCGTGGAGCGCCTACCTGCGCTCCCTGCCTGTGGGGCCGCTGCCGGGAATCCTTGCGCGGGCGACCGGCGCGATGCTGTTCGGACTGATGTCACTGCTGCCCGTGCTTCTGCTCGGCGCAACCCTGACTTCCGCGCCGGACCTGTTCACCAACGGTGACCTGCCGTGGTGGCGGATCCCGTTCGCCGTCGTTGTCTGGCTGCTGTGCGGCCTGCCGTTCCTGGCACTGGGCCTGCTGATCGGGTACCTGTGCACCTCGAAAGTCGCCGTGGCCGTAACGCAGGTGGTGTTCTTCCCCCTGGCCTTCGCCGGCGGCATGATGCTGCCCCCGGCTGCCTTTCCGCAGTGGCTGGACGGGTTCTCGCTCTTCCTGCCATCCCGCGCCGCGCGCGACCTGTCGGTCGTTGCGATCACCGGCGAAGGCCTGGAATCCAGCACCGTGCTGTGCCTGCTGGCGTGGACGACGGCGCTCACGGCGGCCGCGCTATGGGCGGCACGGCGGGATCAGGGCCGTCGGTACCGCTAG